In Phacochoerus africanus isolate WHEZ1 chromosome 2, ROS_Pafr_v1, whole genome shotgun sequence, one DNA window encodes the following:
- the LOC125121562 gene encoding retinoic acid early transcript 1E-like isoform X2 → MSLTHTTGLLLLTLLLLLKPGKTLRYAHSLCLDFAVTSQSRHGQPWCEVQGSVDTKPLLKYDSDSNQVTASGPLGEEVNGTKAWSDLTGTLGRVGRELRMVLPVIQLGTEETTGPPRLQAKLCCQLEAERGTAASWHFSFDGQTALLLDAMDVNWTVVNPGTTGIKEQWPKKQDLAEDFRKLAVGDCGHWLREFLGHWENVPEQEPTEPPLEPSDNQQLPAGIIPPQAYLSLSSSSSSSLSSSLSSSSGDVIGDQVPRQLFHHLVFLLWTNPWWQRLSFEDRLAAALFSTQRSGIVFL, encoded by the exons ATGTCACTGACTCACACTACAGGTCTACTCTTGCTgacactgctgctgctgctaaaaCCCGGGAAGACTCTGCGCT ATGCTCACTCGCTCTGCCTCGACTTCGCGGTCACATCTCAGTCCAGACACGGACAGCCCTGGTGTGAAGTCCAGGGCTCAGTGGACACAAAGCCTCTCCTCAAGTATGACAGTGACAGCAACCAGGTCACAGCTTCGGGCCCCCTGGGGGAGGAGGTAAATGGCACCAAAGCATGGAGCGACTTGACTGGAACCCTGGGAAGAGTGGGCCGAGAGCTCAGGATGGTCCTGCCTGTCATCCAGCTGGGGACAGAGGAGACCACGG GTCCTCCCCGGCTGCAGGCCAAGCTGTGCTGTCAGCTTGAAGCAGAGCGAGGCACCGCTGCCTCCTGGCACTTCAGCTTCGATGGGCAGACGGCCCTCCTCCTTGACGCCATGGACGTGAACTGGACAGTCGTGAATCCCGGAACCACAGGGATCAAGGAGCAGTGGCCGAAAAAACAGGACCTGGCAGAGGATTTCAGGAAGCTCGCAGTGGGAGACTGTGGTCACTGGCTGAGGGAATTCCTAGGACACTGGGAGAATGTTCCGGAGCAGGAGCCCACAG aaCCACCGCTGGAGCCCTCAGATAACCAGCAGTTACCAGCCGGGATCATCCCCCCTCAGGCCTACCTGTCATTGTCGTCCTCGTCCTCGTCGTCATTGTCCTCATCATTGTCCTCGTCATCAGGAGATGTGATAGGAGATCAGGTACCCCGGCAA CTGTTCCATCATCTGGTGTTTCTTCTCTGGACCAACCCGTGGTGGCAGAGACTCAGCTTTGAGGACAGGCTGGCTGCTGCATTATTTTCTACTCAGAG GTCCGGAATTGTGTTCCTCTGA
- the LOC125121562 gene encoding retinoic acid early transcript 1E-like isoform X1, translating into MSLTHTTGLLLLTLLLLLKPGKTLRYAHSLCLDFAVTSQSRHGQPWCEVQGSVDTKPLLKYDSDSNQVTASGPLGEEVNGTKAWSDLTGTLGRVGRELRMVLPVIQLGTEETTGPPRLQAKLCCQLEAERGTAASWHFSFDGQTALLLDAMDVNWTVVNPGTTGIKEQWPKKQDLAEDFRKLAVGDCGHWLREFLGHWENVPEQEPTEPPLEPSDNQQLPAGIIPPQAYLSLSSSSSSSLSSSLSSSSGDVIGDQVPRQLFHHLVFLLWTNPWWQRLSFEDRLAAALFSTQRWVSHEAKAPLPFHDCRWALTRSWLRMYKRGHFEEFAKVM; encoded by the exons ATGTCACTGACTCACACTACAGGTCTACTCTTGCTgacactgctgctgctgctaaaaCCCGGGAAGACTCTGCGCT ATGCTCACTCGCTCTGCCTCGACTTCGCGGTCACATCTCAGTCCAGACACGGACAGCCCTGGTGTGAAGTCCAGGGCTCAGTGGACACAAAGCCTCTCCTCAAGTATGACAGTGACAGCAACCAGGTCACAGCTTCGGGCCCCCTGGGGGAGGAGGTAAATGGCACCAAAGCATGGAGCGACTTGACTGGAACCCTGGGAAGAGTGGGCCGAGAGCTCAGGATGGTCCTGCCTGTCATCCAGCTGGGGACAGAGGAGACCACGG GTCCTCCCCGGCTGCAGGCCAAGCTGTGCTGTCAGCTTGAAGCAGAGCGAGGCACCGCTGCCTCCTGGCACTTCAGCTTCGATGGGCAGACGGCCCTCCTCCTTGACGCCATGGACGTGAACTGGACAGTCGTGAATCCCGGAACCACAGGGATCAAGGAGCAGTGGCCGAAAAAACAGGACCTGGCAGAGGATTTCAGGAAGCTCGCAGTGGGAGACTGTGGTCACTGGCTGAGGGAATTCCTAGGACACTGGGAGAATGTTCCGGAGCAGGAGCCCACAG aaCCACCGCTGGAGCCCTCAGATAACCAGCAGTTACCAGCCGGGATCATCCCCCCTCAGGCCTACCTGTCATTGTCGTCCTCGTCCTCGTCGTCATTGTCCTCATCATTGTCCTCGTCATCAGGAGATGTGATAGGAGATCAGGTACCCCGGCAA CTGTTCCATCATCTGGTGTTTCTTCTCTGGACCAACCCGTGGTGGCAGAGACTCAGCTTTGAGGACAGGCTGGCTGCTGCATTATTTTCTACTCAGAGGTGGGTTTCCCACGAAGCTAAAGCACCACTCCCTTTCCATGACTGTAGATGGGCTCTGACAAGGTCCTGGCTCAGAATGTATAAACGTGGTCATTTTGAAGAATTTGCAAAGGTGATGtaa